The Clostridium beijerinckii genomic sequence CTGAATAAGCTTTAAATTCTTGACCTAAACGAATTGGTACTGCATCTTGCATTTGAGTTCTTCCCATTTTTATTATGTGATCAAATTCTATGGCTTTTTGTGAAAATGCATCATGTAATCTATATAGCTCACTTTGAGCATGTTCCAATAATTTTAAAGCAGTAATTTTTCCTGCAGTTGGTATAACATCGTTAGTAGATTGTCCGCAGTTTACATGATCATTTGGATGTACAATAGAATATTCTCCTTTTTTACCTCCAAGTATCTCAATTGCACGGTTGGCTATGACCTCATTAGCATTCATATTAAGTGAAGTTCCTGCTCCACCTTGAATTGGGTCAACAATAAAGTATTCATGCAGATTTCCTCTTAATATCTCATCACAAGCTTTTACAATTGCATCTGCAATCTTTTTGTCTAAAACTCCAACTTCACAATTTGTTATAGCAGCTGCTTTCTTTATATATGCTAAACTATTTATAATTTCTGGATGCATGAACAATCCAGTAATCCTAAAGTTTTCAGCAGCACGCAAAGATTGTACACCATAATATACATCTTCAGGTATGTCCTTGCTTCCAATTGAGTCGTTCTCCTTACGGAAATTGATATCTTTATTTTCTAACTTTATTTCCCTTATCATAACCTTCGCCCCCACATTATAATCGGCACTTCTTGTATAAATTATTGGTTTATTATCAAATTCTTCTAATTCATCTGTTGACTTAATTATAAGTGTCCTCTACAATATAATCAAATACATATAATGATATAAGTATTATAGATTTTTATTTATATGTGGAGGTTATTTATGTTTAAAGGTATGGAATATGTGTATGAGGTTAATAAGGAAAAAAGTTTTTCAAAAGCCGCTCAAAACCTGTATATTTCTCAACCTTCCCTTAGTGCAACTATAAAAAAGATAGAAGAGCGTGTAGGTTTTCCTTTGTTTGACCGAAGTACAAATCCAATTCAATTAACTCCTTGTGGACAGGAGTATGTAAAATGTATAGAAAAGATTCTTGATATTCAAAATGGATTCGAGAATTTCTTAAGCAATATGAACGAGTTACGTACTGGAAATATAGCCATAGGCGGAAGTAATCTTTTTGCTTCTTATATTCTTCCTCCTATAATCACAGATTTTAGAGAAAAATTCCCACTTGTTTCTATTCATATGGTTGAAGCTAATACTGCACTTTTAGAGCAGCAACTCTTCTCTGGTGCTTTAGATCTTGTTATAGATAATTATGAGTTTAACGAAAATATATATTCTAGACATAAGTACTGTAATGAAAACTTGCTTTTAGCTGTTCCAAAGAAATTTGAAGTTAATAGTAAAACCATAAATTATCAATTAACTGCTCATGACATAATAGATAATAAACATCTTGATTCATCTACACCTAGTGTTCCTTTGGAACTATTTAAAGATGAACCATTTCTATTTTTAAGATCTGGAAATGATACACGTAAACGTGCTGAGAAGATATGTCAACATCATAACTTTTCACCAAATGTAATTTTAAAATTGGATCAGTTAGTTACGTCATATAACCTTACCTGCTATGGAATGGGCATCAGCTTTTTAAGTGATACTCTTATAAGATATACAAAACCTGACCCTAACGTAATCTATTATAAGCTGAATGAAAATAGTATTTGCCGTAACGTATATTTCTACACCAAAAAGGGAAAATACTTCACACGAGCAATGGAGGAGTTCTTAAAAATGGCTATACCTGAAATTAATGAGGATATAACTTAGAATTATGAGATAAATTACCGAAAGGATACGTACTCTGTTGTTCCGGTTACTGAGAATAAGTTGAGGATTTCTAACATCAGAAATTGCACCATTTCATCATGCTCCCGAGGCAAGCTCGTGACAAGCAAAATGGAACAACTTCTAATGAAGAAATTCCTACAACATATTCTCTAATGTAACACTGCGCAAAAGAGTACCTGTCCTTTCTGATATAGCATATATTTCAATCCATAAGTGTAATTCTTAGATTGGATATCTATATCTGGTAGTTCATTTAAAAGCTTTTAGAAAATGAAAACACCAACTTTTCTAAAATTGAAAGGTTGGTATTTTTATTTGGGCTGTATTTTAATGTAATGTTGAAATATACCCCAAAAAATTATGGGTAAGATTGTCCACCTATAATACTAAATATAAGAAAATTGTGAACTTGTATCTTTTATTTTATTATAATGACTGTGACCTTTATTAAATCATTTTCCTTTGGACAATAATATTTTATCAAGAATCATATTAACTGGTACGTATATTAGCAACCATAATCCCAAATCAATTAATAATTTTAAATTTAATATTACTTCAGAAAAATTATAATGAAATCCTGTTAAGTTATAAATAATGTGAACGATTATAAAGGTTAGTATAACTGTCAATATATTCACATAATTTTTTTTACTCATTTAATTTCCTCCTATAATTCGCTCTATTTACTATGTTACATAAAAATTTACTGTTACGTCTTATAGCAAAATTGGTACTGTTTATTTTCTATTGCTGCAAATATGTATACCAGTCAGTATTGATACTAAAGTTCCGCCCAAAATTGCATATCCCCAAATGGGCATTTCTATTTTGGTAATTCCTAAAATGACGCCAGAAATTGCACCAAATGCAATAGTAAATAAAATTGATTTCCTTAATCTATGTTCTAAGATCATAAAGATTCCCCTCTCAACCATATGTGTTCGTAATTATTTATACTAGTGCAATACTCATAAATTCTAAGTATTACATCATCGCTTACTATTATAACATATTTTGTAAAAATCTCTTTTACAGAATATTACACATACCATGAATACATCGGCTCTCTATTTTTAAGTCTTTCATTCTGATATATGAGTTCGCTACATTACTTTGAACTATAAAGCTTTTAGTCTTTATTATCTCTTTGTCTATACAAAATACTTTAGGCCATTTCGAACACACTTCAAACACCCATATATGCTCTGAATTTTGTCTCTAAAATAAAATGATGTAGGTATTTCAATTTACTATTTATTAATACTTGTAAGCATAATACTAAACTTATCTTATTAAGTAGCTTTCATATTTGATATATCAATACTAGCTTTTACTAAAAGAATAATTGGTATTGATAAAATTAATAAGCTGATTATTACTGAACATATTGGTAAAATCTTTTTATATCCTTTCTGAGCAATTGCAATAATTCCAAGTATAAGGCCAATAAGAGCTATAACAAACATACTGATCATAATCGAAGTAGGTAAGCGCATATTATAACCTGAATTTATAGGGAACAATATGTCCTCAACTGTTATTATTACAGCATAAATAATTGGCATGAGTGCCACCAAAAAAGATATAATTCCAACCTTAGAATGTTTCAACATTTCCATAATTATCCCCCATAAATGCTTCAAAATAAATTACTATTATTAATTAATTATAACACAAATTGTAAAAACCACATTGCTAAATTTTCAAAGAACATTATTCTCATTAACTAATACACAATTTAAGAATACGAAGCACTTATTATAGCATTTAATGTATATCACCCACCACCGCCAGATGCAAAAGCAAGATATCTATCGCCATCTAAATGCAAATAAACTACTTTTCCGTTTCCAATAAAGTTTTTTTCTTTGCTATAAATTCTTTTACCTGTAAGTTTATCAATATTTCTAGAAACTTCATATTGAGGCTTTTCATAATCTAGTAATGTTACAACTATTCCAATATCATAGCGGTATTCATCGAAATACATCCTATTAGGATAGCTAAATATATTCCAAGTACCATATATCACACGATTTGAGAATGATGCAGACAAAATAATAAGGGTCAGTGTCATTATTACTATTTTAATTATAATTTTTGATTTTTTTATTTACATCTCCCCCTCATATACGTTTATAATTAATACATAATAATTTACTATTACGTTTAATAATAAAATTATTCATTATTTCAACTACACACCATGTCCATAATCTATACATAAATACAATTATTTTTTCTTTTTTACGCTTGAACCAATCGCTAATCCCAAACTCATACCAATGCACATGCCAGTACCAATATTTTTAAAAAGCAACTGGCCTACGGTCATCCCAAGACAAATCCCTAGGCACATACCTAATGCCAAATAATTATCTTCTCCTTTTTCTTCTGAACTTTCATTGTTTTCATCATCAATCTCTGTATTTTTATTTTCTTTATCCTTTTCATTCATAATTTCATTCTCCCCATATTTCCATTATATAAACCTGAATTATTCATAGATATAGTTAATAACATAAGAAAGTTAGTTTTTCATGCTATTAGCTATTTCTTTTCTTAATTTTTAATTATTTTTCTAAATATACGTACAGCTTCGCTACGGACTTTAGGTTTTAACCATATCTTACATATTAAATTGTAATCTGAATCAATTTAATAACGGCAGTGAATTGATATTTTTTAAAATATGCCAAAACTCATTTTGATAAGCACATGAACTACAGAGTTTGAATTTTAAGTATCTACTACTCTTTACAAGTTTACCAGCTACTTTAATTATTTTCATTCGTATTGTTTCTATTCTTAGAGATTTCATTGAATTTGTAAAACATAATCTTCTCATCCAATTGTTTAAATTGTATGCTAAAACCATCTCTTGAAGCTTATTAGCATTTGCGATAAAAGATGAACTACTCATTTTATCGAAAGCGAAGCCGTTTTTGCCTTCTTTAATAAAATTCTCCATTGTTCCTCTATTACAATAAAATTTTATTACAGCTTCTGGATGGCTGGTCATGTTAGTCACAACAAAAGTATAATCTATACACATTTGACCTTCTTTCTTTTCTAATTTCACAACAACTCTACGTTCTTTAGTCCATTTCTTTGCTTTATATACAAATTCACCATATATAGTATAATGGTCATAGATATTTCTTTTGCATAATATCTCCATTCTTGTAGTAAATTCTTCAGAATACTTATACAATGTTGCATTTGCTTTTAATCTTATTGCATATTTAGCATCATGTTCTTCTGCAATTTCATAAAGTCCAAGGTATAGCAAAACCGCTATCGCCACGAATGTATAGGTCTGTACAAATATATTTATTTGAATACCTTTTTAATAATGGACCAATAAAAGCCACTGTTTTTCTTGATGTATAAACATTTCCAGAACGCAACTCTGCCTTTAATAAATCACCTGTTAGTCCATCAAAAACTAATAGTGGATGATATCCATTTGCTGAATAATGTGAATTGTATGCTGAACCATATTGATTACCATAAGTTTCAAAATTAGTAGAATCAATATCCAAAATTATTTGATTTGGCATATCAATTGAGTATACTTTATCCAAAACCAACTCATTTATTTTATTAAATTGTCTTAAGTTTTCTTTATCGAGATTGTTATTAAAACGTGAAATTGTAGGCTGTGAAGCTAGTGCATTTTTATCTAAAATTGTAGTAAGCGCTGGATCATATCTTAATTCATCTGAATTATCGTCGGTTGTATAGCCAGCTATTCTTTGATAAACTTTTTGTAGTAATATCTCTTCGTTTGTATGTTCTCTATGATTAATTCCATCATTAACATAAAAAACATCTTTTACAGTTCTTGAAAAACCTATTCTTTCATCAAATTCACTATATAAAATAAGACCAGAATCTGATGTTAAATTTCCACCATCAAAATTAATTTTTACATTTCTCTTGAAATTCAAAGATTTTTCTAATAAACTACCCATATAGACTCTCCTTTGTTAATTGTTTTTTTTCGCAAATTAACCATAACAAATTTGAGTCTATTTTTCTATATTTTTTCACTTAATAAGTGAAGTTTTGAATTTGTTAAGAACAGCTTAACGAGCCATGCAAAGCATGTTTCATATAATTTTATGAATAATTCAGGATAAATAATCTTTATTTCACGATAATTTACTATTACGTTTTTTTAAATTGAGGAATAAAAATACCGAAAATTCACTTCTAAGCAATAAAGCATTTCAATCAATTATTTTTCATATTTTTAGCAACTCTAGTCCATATCATTCCAATGTAAAAGCACTATATCTATTATTTATTGTTTATGGTCTCTAGCGTTGCAAATATCATATATGGTAGAAACACCCCTGGTACTCCTGAATAGATACCCTTCATATTAAAAAATATTATACTTGTAATTGCAACGAATAAACAAAATTATCCTGTTTTAATTCCCCTTCGTATTCATCACATAGAAAAATCACATTAATATAATATACTTGGTCACCATTTGGATATACTGTATGCATATCTTCTCCTGAAAAAACCTTATAAAATTTTAATTTGATTGGATTTATACCTATTTCTTCATTCAATTCACGTTTAACTGTTTCCTCTACTGTTTCTCCTAATTCTAGAACTCCTCCATGTTATTGCCCAGTTACCACTGTCTGCTCTTCTCTGTAATAATATTTTTCTATTTTTATGGATTATAGCTCCAGCTGCTACAAGAAGTAATGGTGAATTACCAATATGCTTTCTTAACTTTTTTATGTATTCATCCATATATTTTCACACTACCCTTAACAATTCTTTAGATGTCTAATTCATAATGCTCTTCAGTTTCGAAGTAACTAAAAGATAATTTTGAATTTATTTAATTCTCTCTGAAAGCTACTGCATCAATCTGAAAGTCAATTCCATCTCTAATAAACTTTGTTTCACATGCCTTTCTTGCTGGATATTTTCCTTCAAATCTCTCCTTAATTATTTCTCCTAAAAACGATAAATCTTTAATATCTCTAAATAAGCAATCCATTTGCACTACAGCTTTCAATGTCAAGCCTATCTTTTCAAGTCTTTCACTCAAAACATCAAATGCACCATTTATTTGGTTTTCTATTGATTGCCCCTCATTCTTCATGCAATAGCTGATATAAACATGATTTCCTGCCTCAACAATCGCAGAGTGTGCCCATTCTTCGTCTATTTCTGTTCTTATAATTTCTCTCATTTAACATTCTCCTCATATTTTATTTTCGTTACAAATTCCTATTTATCTTTTAGTTAAACAAACACTATTGGTTCCCATAAATTTATTATTATGTTTTATGATACATTTAGTTCTTTTTCAATTACTTTCATAAAGAAACCATGACAAATTATGCCTCATCTAAGAGTAAATCAATCAACTGTTACTATATGAAATGTAAATGGAAATTCCTCAGCTTGTCTATTTTCAAAATCAACTTTATATCCAGTTCCATCTTTATAAAAGAAACCGTTTTTCAATTCTATTTTTACATAGCACATATTTTCATCATTTTCGTTATTATGTTTAAATACCAGGGTTCAAATGCCTTTATTAATATTTCTCTAATCCCATAATTTTTTTCTAATAATGGATGACCAATATTATGAGCAATTCCAGTAAAATGATATAATTTATTACACATTGAGATTTTATTATCCTTCTCGATCTCTTGTACTTTTTGCGATTTTGCATAAGAAACAATATAAAATACACCATTATCATAAAAAGTATCCACAAACCTAACAGATGGAATATTATCATTTGATGTTGCTAAAGCAAATTGATAATCTTTTCCAAATAACACTTCTAGAATATTTAAACTATTTTCGTATGCAGTCATTTTCACTCTCTCCTTTATAGATTATTGCTCCTAACTTTAATTGCAGGTATGTCCTGTTATATTTTCTTATATTTATACATAATAGTTGAACCATCATTTTTATTAAATACTGGTGGAAATGTTTTATACTCATAACCAAGCTTATTATAAAATCTATGAGAACTTTTGGAAGATGGAATTTCAATTAAATTGCTATCAAGACACCATTCATCAAGTTCAAGATGATGTACAAGGTCTCTTCCTATACCTTTCCCCCTATAATCTGGATTTACGAATATAGCAGTAAAATAGCTTTGTTTTTCTTGACTATAATCTCTACTTACTCCTCCACAAGCAATAATCTTGTTATTATACCAAACTTCATAATAATGTCTTGTTTCAATAATGTTTTTTAGCCAATTTGCAGTAAATGTACCTAAATATTTTTGAAATTCACTCTCATTATAATCTATATAATTCACTTCTTTCATGCACCTATGTATAATTTCTAACATAATATCAACATTTTGTATATCCGCTCTTTTATATATCAATTTGCTTAACTCCATAATATTTTCCTTCTCAAACATTTATTTCGCTATTTAATTACGCATATATTATTTTACTTAACTTCAATATCCTTACATCTCTGATTATGAAAAATATCAATACTAACACTTACTTCTTTTAAAATAGTTTCTTGAAAAATTTAACAAAACCATTAACAATTATGCCTATGAATTGTACCGATCTCCCAAAAATCATGCCAATTATTATCATGATCAATACAAAAATCACACCTATAACTGTTTGCATTGAAATTCCTCTCTTCTACTACTTCTTATCTAATCATTCATATTTTTAGAAAATGGATCATAGCTACTATTTTCATTCCATGAATATTCAATGCTTTGACTAATTTCTAATGCTTTTTCTTTTCCTATTAAGTCTTCTATCAGACCCAATGCCATATCAATTCCTGCGGATACTCCAGAAGATGTATATATGTTACCATCCTTTATCCATCTTGCTTCTTTTACCCATAATACATCTTCATTTTGTTCTGTAACCCATTTAAATGCTCTTTTATTTGATGTCGCTCTTTTCCCATTTAAAATTCCTGCTTTAGCAAGTAAAGCTGAACCTGTGCATACACTAATTATATATTTTGATTCTTTGGACATATTTTCAATGAATTTTATAAAATCATTATCATTAACTTTTTCTCTTGTACCACTTCCACCTGGTACAAATAAAATTTTCAAAGTATCATTGTCTCTTGTGTATAAATCAGTATCAACTCTCACTTTTTGAGAACTTTCAATAATGCCACCATCAACCGATATAAAATTCAATTTAAAAATATCCGGTAATCGTCCAAATATTTCAACAGGACCAAATACATCTAATGTTTCAAATTCATCAAATAAAAGTATATCAACTCTATAATTCATGTTATCAACTCCCAATTTTATAATTTTAAAAACAGCTCACATCATCAATTATTCTTAATTTTAAAAGTGCGGCCCGTAATGCCCACTCAAAATAACACTAATTACCTGCTTTTCATTTAATATAAACTTTACATGCTATTTATAAATACTTACACATTTAACGAAATATCGTAAATGTCTCTATCACTTCTGTGTTGCAATTAAAGCCTTTAAGTATAAGTTCAATTCCTAAAAATTCATTTTCATTATAATCAACATTGCATAGCTCTTCTCTCTTACTGTATGTATTAGTCATTTCATTAAATAATATTGTTACCATTTCATCAGTCCGCTGAACATTTATGTTTCCTATACGCTTTACCTTAGGAAGGATAAACTCATCACAGCACTTGCTTTCATTAAAAATATTTATACCTATCCATTTGTTATCCTTATCAAATAATAGCTCACACAGGGTATCCTGAATTGTTTTGACTTTGACATTAGACTCTTTTAATTTAATATATATTAGAGAAAAGTTACTTAATTTTTCAAATGTTATTTTCATAAAAATATTCTTCTCCTAACGTTAATTCATAATAATTTACTATTACGTTCTATCTACAGATAGCTGATTACCTCAACTATAAATTAAAATTCGTTAAACTCTCAAAGCTAATTCCAAAGCTATATAAAAATTTTTCAACTGATGAGTCCTTTCTTCATCATTTCCTAATATTCTTCTATCCCATTCCTGAGAATCAAGTAAATCACCACTAATCAAAAAATCATAGTATTCAAGTCCCCTAAAATCGCATACGGCTTGTACACCAGCACATTCCATCTCTACTGCAATACAGCCTTCTTTTTTTCTTTTTTCCATGTTAGCTTTCGTTTCGCGATAAATGCCATCAGTTGTCCATGTTTTCCCCTTTACATAAGGAATTCCCATATCTTTAAATGCTTTTGCAATAACATCAGCATTTCTAATTGTTATGTAATCTTCTGCTGGAACATAGTGATAAGAAAAGCCCTCATCACGGTATGCTTCTGTTGGAATTATTACTTTCCCTGCAGTAATTTCTTTATCTAAACAACCACAAGAACCAAACATTATATATTTTTTTGCACCAATTAAGCAACGAGCTTCTTCAATGCATGTCCCAGCACCTGTTGATGAAATCATAGTCATATAAAATGCAATTTCTTTTCCTTTGTAATTCAATTTATAAATTGGAATTAATCCATTAGCTGACATTATATCATCAATTTTTTCACATCTAAACGTCTGTAAAATATTTTCTACTACAACATTTGAAAAAGTTACAATACAAGTCTCACATACTTTTTCTTTTTTTTCATAAAAATTTTCTGGGCTAATTATAGCTTCTGTTTTATCATCAAAAGTATTAGTTATCATAAAATCGTTTCTCCCTTTTAAATTACAATTTGTTTATATCTAATAATTTTTATTTTGCATTTAATTACAATAGCAATTGCAATATTAATTTATTATTTATTCAGTATTATCAAGACTTAAAAATTTTGTTTATCCCAATTATATTAGAAACTTACTATCTATTTCTGCAATCGAAGATTTATAATTTGCATTACTTTTAAGTGACTGCAAATTAAATTACGGTACCAATATATTTTTCTATAATTTCAATATCTGGAGGGCTAATATCAATTGGTAAGTTGTCAATTTCAAAGAATTCTAAAGAACTGCTTTCTTCATTATCTATCTGTAATTCACCACCATATACATTTGTTGTAAATACGGTAACAACATTATATACTTCATCACCATGAGGATATATATAATGTTGTCTCTCACCTGAAAAAACGCCAAATAATTTTAAATCCTTTAAAAATATTGTCAACCCTGTTTCTTCTTTCACTTCCCTAATAGCAGTTTCTTCAACTTTCTCACCTATTTCTATTGAGCCACCAGGCAAACCCCATTTTTTGTTATCAGTTCTTAACTGCATTAGTATTTTATTTTGATTACTAATAATTACGCACGTTCCACACTGAATTAGTGGTCTTTTTCCAACAAATTTTCTCAGCTCAAGTATATAATTACTCATAATTTCCTCCCATTATTTATTTTTAATATAGAATTTAGTTCATCATAATTTGCTCCCCTGCATCAACCCCAAGTTCCACATAATACTTACTACTACACATATTTCAAAACTCTACATAAAGGTTGGGTTATCCTTCTATGTAACCATTCTAGATTTAACTTTTTTAAAATTTCTGGTGTACGCTTTACTTTTCCAGCGATTACATCTAGACTTCCTCCTACACCAAAAACGACTTTAGGGTTAATATCGTTTTTATGACTATAAATCCATTTGTCAGCAAGTGGTGACCCTAATGCAACTATAAGAATATCTGGATTGGAAATCCTGATATTTTCAGATGCTTTCATGTTTACTTCTTCATCTGAACCTAGCAGATAAAATGACCACCCTTTTTGATTTCCAACTTTAATGGTTTCTAAAAGTAAATCATAACCTGTAACACGTTCTGGTACAGGATTTCCTTTTAATCTTGAAGCCCAAACAATTCCCACTCCATCAGGAGTTATTAGATCTGCACCAAGTGATATTTTCTTTAATTCCGGATCCTCTTGAATCTGTACTGCAATTTCTGGATTTACAGTAATTAAGTGAAATATTCTATTGCTACCTTCTGATATTTTTGTATCAATTAATTCAACTGTTTCTTTTAGATTTAGTTTTGAAAAATCTATCCCTAAAATATTTACATAACTGCCCATATCATATCCTCTTTTATTAAAATCCAATTAGTAATAATTTCAAAAAATATTAAATGCAATACTTCGATATTATTTATTAATATCATCCATTAGATTGCAACTTGTATAACACTTATTATAGCATTATTTACAAAATATTACACATACAATCCATATATCTGCTCTATATTTTTAAGTCTTTTATTCTCATATTATTAATGCTCTACATTACTTTGGACCATAAAGTTTATAGGTTTCCATAAAAACATAATAAAAGTTACTTAATCATTAATAAGTATTGACTAAAAGCATAAACGGATATATTATAGATAAATGCAGTCTGCAATGTACTTGATTAAAACAATTATATTTAGGTTATAAATAACTTAAATAATCTTTGCTTTAAAAATAAGATTTATATTAATAATAAAGTTATAAAAAAATTTTAAAGGAGATGTTTATATGTCAGAGTTTTGGGAAAAAAATTTTTCAGAAAAGCAAGCAATGTGGGGTTTTGAGCCATCAAGCACTGCAATTGTAGTTGCAGAGTACTTTGCTGAAAATAATCTGAAAGATATCTTAATACCAGGTGTTGGATATGGAAGAAATATAAAACCATTTGTTGATAATAACATGGAAGTTACAGGAATCGAAATTTCTCAAACAGCAATTAATATAGCAAGAGAAAATGGAATTAATAATAAAATTTATCATGGCTCAGTATCAGATATGCCTTTTGAAAATAAACTCTATGATGGTGTAGCTAGCTTTGCACTTATTCATTTGTTAAATGAGGATGAAAGAAAAAAGTTTATTAATGATTGCTAT encodes the following:
- a CDS encoding LysR family transcriptional regulator, which gives rise to MFKGMEYVYEVNKEKSFSKAAQNLYISQPSLSATIKKIEERVGFPLFDRSTNPIQLTPCGQEYVKCIEKILDIQNGFENFLSNMNELRTGNIAIGGSNLFASYILPPIITDFREKFPLVSIHMVEANTALLEQQLFSGALDLVIDNYEFNENIYSRHKYCNENLLLAVPKKFEVNSKTINYQLTAHDIIDNKHLDSSTPSVPLELFKDEPFLFLRSGNDTRKRAEKICQHHNFSPNVILKLDQLVTSYNLTCYGMGISFLSDTLIRYTKPDPNVIYYKLNENSICRNVYFYTKKGKYFTRAMEEFLKMAIPEINEDIT
- a CDS encoding RidA family protein, yielding MREIIRTEIDEEWAHSAIVEAGNHVYISYCMKNEGQSIENQINGAFDVLSERLEKIGLTLKAVVQMDCLFRDIKDLSFLGEIIKERFEGKYPARKACETKFIRDGIDFQIDAVAFREN
- a CDS encoding pyridoxamine 5'-phosphate oxidase family protein codes for the protein MTAYENSLNILEVLFGKDYQFALATSNDNIPSVRFVDTFYDNGVFYIVSYAKSQKVQEIEKDNKISMCNKLYHFTGIAHNIGHPLLEKNYGIREILIKAFEPWYLNIITKMMKICAM
- a CDS encoding GNAT family N-acetyltransferase, producing the protein MELSKLIYKRADIQNVDIMLEIIHRCMKEVNYIDYNESEFQKYLGTFTANWLKNIIETRHYYEVWYNNKIIACGGVSRDYSQEKQSYFTAIFVNPDYRGKGIGRDLVHHLELDEWCLDSNLIEIPSSKSSHRFYNKLGYEYKTFPPVFNKNDGSTIMYKYKKI
- a CDS encoding DJ-1/PfpI family protein is translated as MNYRVDILLFDEFETLDVFGPVEIFGRLPDIFKLNFISVDGGIIESSQKVRVDTDLYTRDNDTLKILFVPGGSGTREKVNDNDFIKFIENMSKESKYIISVCTGSALLAKAGILNGKRATSNKRAFKWVTEQNEDVLWVKEARWIKDGNIYTSSGVSAGIDMALGLIEDLIGKEKALEISQSIEYSWNENSSYDPFSKNMND
- a CDS encoding nucleoside phosphorylase encodes the protein MITNTFDDKTEAIISPENFYEKKEKVCETCIVTFSNVVVENILQTFRCEKIDDIMSANGLIPIYKLNYKGKEIAFYMTMISSTGAGTCIEEARCLIGAKKYIMFGSCGCLDKEITAGKVIIPTEAYRDEGFSYHYVPAEDYITIRNADVIAKAFKDMGIPYVKGKTWTTDGIYRETKANMEKRKKEGCIAVEMECAGVQAVCDFRGLEYYDFLISGDLLDSQEWDRRILGNDEERTHQLKNFYIALELALRV
- a CDS encoding NUDIX hydrolase, whose amino-acid sequence is MSNYILELRKFVGKRPLIQCGTCVIISNQNKILMQLRTDNKKWGLPGGSIEIGEKVEETAIREVKEETGLTIFLKDLKLFGVFSGERQHYIYPHGDEVYNVVTVFTTNVYGGELQIDNEESSSLEFFEIDNLPIDISPPDIEIIEKYIGTVI
- a CDS encoding WecB/TagA/CpsF family glycosyltransferase gives rise to the protein MGSYVNILGIDFSKLNLKETVELIDTKISEGSNRIFHLITVNPEIAVQIQEDPELKKISLGADLITPDGVGIVWASRLKGNPVPERVTGYDLLLETIKVGNQKGWSFYLLGSDEEVNMKASENIRISNPDILIVALGSPLADKWIYSHKNDINPKVVFGVGGSLDVIAGKVKRTPEILKKLNLEWLHRRITQPLCRVLKYV
- a CDS encoding class I SAM-dependent methyltransferase — protein: MSEFWEKNFSEKQAMWGFEPSSTAIVVAEYFAENNLKDILIPGVGYGRNIKPFVDNNMEVTGIEISQTAINIARENGINNKIYHGSVSDMPFENKLYDGVASFALIHLLNEDERKKFINDCYNHLKPGGYMIFTAVSEKAPMYGNGTKLAENYYETAYGVKLFFYNSKSIEKEFGNYGLIDFVEIDDIYKDNPDKPPVNFLMIKCRKEI